A DNA window from Tenuifilaceae bacterium CYCD contains the following coding sequences:
- the rpsE gene encoding 30S ribosomal protein S5: MSTNTNIRRVKSSDLELKDRLVSIQRVTKVTKGGRTFSFSAIVVVGNENGVVGYGLGKASEVTSAISKGIEDAKKNLVKVPVFKGTIPHEQEAKYGGAQVLIRPASHGTGVKAGGAMRAVLESVGVTDVLAKSKGSSNPHNLVKATVMALLELRDAHTIAEQRGVNMNKVFNG; encoded by the coding sequence ATGTCAACAAATACAAATATACGTAGAGTTAAATCCAGCGACCTTGAGCTTAAGGACAGGCTGGTTAGCATACAACGCGTAACCAAGGTAACTAAGGGAGGTAGAACATTCAGTTTCTCAGCAATTGTTGTTGTAGGTAATGAAAATGGTGTTGTTGGTTATGGCCTTGGAAAAGCAAGTGAAGTAACCTCCGCTATATCAAAAGGTATAGAGGATGCGAAGAAGAACCTTGTGAAGGTTCCTGTATTCAAAGGAACTATTCCTCACGAGCAAGAAGCTAAGTATGGTGGAGCCCAAGTACTTATCAGACCTGCTTCGCACGGTACTGGTGTAAAGGCTGGTGGTGCGATGCGCGCCGTACTAGAGAGCGTTGGTGTTACCGACGTGCTTGCAAAATCTAAGGGTTCATCAAACCCTCACAACCTTGTGAAAGCAACTGTTATGGCTTTGCTTGAGTTACGCGATGCTCACACCATTGCAGAACAACGTGGTGTTAACATGAATAAAGTGTTTAACGGTTAA
- the rpmD gene encoding 50S ribosomal protein L30 has product MAKIKVTQIKSLIGQSERQRSTMRSLGIRKMHQTVEVESNPQILGMIEKVKHLVRIEQ; this is encoded by the coding sequence ATGGCAAAGATTAAAGTAACCCAAATCAAGAGTTTAATTGGACAGTCGGAGCGTCAACGCAGCACGATGCGATCTCTTGGTATCCGTAAAATGCATCAGACCGTAGAAGTTGAGTCTAATCCTCAAATTCTAGGAATGATTGAGAAGGTAAAACATCTTGTTCGTATTGAACAATAG
- the rplO gene encoding 50S ribosomal protein L15, which yields MKLSNLKPAEGSTHKDKRIGRGPGSGHGGTSTRGHKGAQSRSGYSRKVGFEGGQMPIQRRLPKSGFKNPFRTEYKAINIGVLQTIADKNGLSTIDVETLINAGYVSRNDLVKILGNGTLTAKLEVKAHAFSKKAVEAIEAVKGTVVKL from the coding sequence ATGAAATTAAGTAATTTAAAACCCGCTGAAGGATCTACCCATAAGGATAAAAGAATTGGTCGCGGTCCAGGATCTGGCCATGGTGGAACCTCCACAAGAGGTCATAAAGGAGCACAATCTCGCTCTGGGTATTCCAGAAAGGTAGGCTTCGAGGGTGGACAGATGCCTATTCAGCGTCGTCTTCCAAAATCTGGGTTTAAAAATCCGTTCCGTACTGAATATAAAGCTATCAATATTGGTGTACTCCAAACCATCGCTGATAAGAATGGTCTTTCAACCATAGATGTTGAAACCTTAATCAACGCTGGTTATGTTTCCCGCAACGATCTTGTTAAGATTTTGGGTAACGGTACATTAACCGCAAAATTAGAAGTAAAGGCTCACGCCTTCTCTAAGAAAGCAGTTGAAGCAATTGAAGCAGTAAAAGGAACCGTCGTAAAACTCTAA
- the secY gene encoding protein translocase subunit SecY — translation MKAFFQTLKNIYKIEDLRKRILFTLGILLIYRLGSFVVLPGLDPDKLGALQEQTKEGIMGLLDMFSGGAFHNASIFALGIMPYISASIVVQLLGIAIPYFQRLQKEGESGRTKINQITRLLTVIILMLQGPAYLANLHAQLPESAFVLQGAMFTISSTIILIAGTMFIMWLGEKITDKGIGNGISLIIMIGIIARLPFAFAAEFFSRAEELSGGLVMFLVELIILFVVFMFTILLVQGTRKIPVQYAKRIVGNKQYGGVRQYIPLKVNAAGVMPIIFAQALMFIPMLFARFDATAGIATAFSYTGFLYNFTFAILIVLFTYFYTAITINPNQMAEDMKKNGGFIPGVKPGKKTVEYLDSIMSRITLPGSIFLAIIAILPAFAMIFGVNNQFAHFYGGTSLLILVGVVLDTLQQIESHLLMRHYDGLMKSGRIKGRAGTF, via the coding sequence ATGAAAGCCTTTTTCCAAACATTAAAGAATATTTACAAGATAGAGGATCTGCGTAAGCGGATTCTCTTTACTCTTGGTATTCTGCTTATTTATCGCTTGGGTAGTTTTGTTGTATTACCCGGACTTGATCCTGATAAATTAGGTGCATTGCAGGAACAAACAAAAGAAGGTATTATGGGGCTACTCGATATGTTTTCGGGAGGTGCTTTCCATAATGCATCAATATTTGCGCTGGGTATTATGCCTTACATTTCTGCATCAATTGTAGTGCAGCTGTTAGGTATTGCAATACCTTATTTCCAGAGATTACAGAAAGAAGGCGAAAGTGGAAGAACAAAAATCAACCAAATTACTCGCTTGCTTACTGTTATCATCTTAATGCTACAGGGTCCTGCATACTTGGCTAACTTACATGCACAGTTACCAGAATCTGCATTTGTACTTCAGGGAGCGATGTTTACGATATCCTCTACAATTATCCTAATAGCTGGCACCATGTTTATTATGTGGCTTGGTGAAAAGATTACAGATAAGGGTATTGGTAATGGTATCTCGCTTATCATTATGATAGGTATTATTGCTCGTTTACCTTTTGCATTTGCAGCGGAATTTTTCTCAAGAGCAGAAGAACTCTCTGGAGGTCTTGTTATGTTTTTAGTTGAGTTAATAATACTGTTCGTTGTGTTCATGTTCACTATCCTTTTAGTACAAGGTACTAGAAAGATTCCTGTGCAGTACGCAAAACGAATTGTAGGTAACAAACAGTATGGCGGAGTACGTCAGTATATACCTTTAAAAGTAAATGCTGCAGGTGTAATGCCAATCATTTTTGCTCAGGCTTTGATGTTTATTCCTATGCTTTTTGCAAGATTTGATGCTACTGCAGGAATTGCTACTGCATTTAGTTACACTGGTTTCTTGTACAACTTTACCTTTGCAATTCTTATCGTTCTATTTACTTATTTCTACACGGCTATTACGATTAACCCTAATCAAATGGCAGAGGATATGAAAAAGAATGGTGGGTTTATTCCAGGAGTAAAGCCTGGCAAGAAGACGGTTGAATATTTAGATTCTATCATGTCTCGTATAACTCTTCCTGGTTCAATTTTCTTGGCAATAATTGCAATTTTACCAGCATTTGCCATGATTTTTGGTGTTAACAATCAGTTTGCCCATTTTTATGGTGGAACTTCTCTATTAATTCTTGTTGGTGTAGTACTAGATACTCTTCAACAAATTGAGAGCCACTTGTTAATGAGACATTATGACGGATTGATGAAATCTGGAAGAATTAAAGGAAGAGCAGGCACATTTTAA
- the map gene encoding methionine aminopeptidase: MLYTKTEEEIELLRLNNDLVSRTLAEVAKIIQPGVTTKELDRRAEEFIRDNGAKPGFLGYNGYPATLCTSVNDSVVHGIPSSYALRDGDIVSVDCGTYLHGFYGDSAFTFAVGEIKPEVQRLLNVTRECLGKGVEAAVDGLRVGDISYAVQTHAEINGYSVVRELVGHGLGRNMHEKPEVPNYGARGRGPKLVEGLVICIEPMINIGVKSVYQERDGWTIRTQDGKPSAHFELAVVVRKGKAETLSTFSYIDEVLRRS; encoded by the coding sequence ATGCTTTATACAAAAACCGAGGAAGAAATTGAGTTGCTGAGGCTGAACAATGATTTAGTATCAAGAACATTAGCCGAGGTAGCAAAAATAATTCAACCAGGTGTTACTACAAAAGAGTTGGATCGAAGGGCGGAGGAGTTTATTCGTGATAATGGTGCTAAACCCGGATTTTTGGGTTACAATGGTTATCCAGCAACTCTCTGCACGTCGGTTAACGACTCGGTGGTTCACGGGATTCCTTCCTCCTATGCACTGCGCGATGGTGACATAGTTTCAGTTGATTGCGGGACTTACTTGCACGGATTTTATGGCGATTCTGCATTTACTTTTGCAGTAGGAGAAATAAAACCAGAAGTGCAGCGGCTGTTGAACGTAACCCGCGAATGCCTTGGGAAAGGTGTTGAGGCAGCTGTAGATGGATTGCGTGTAGGCGATATTTCCTATGCGGTTCAAACACACGCTGAGATCAATGGATACTCTGTTGTTCGCGAGTTAGTGGGGCATGGTTTAGGCAGAAATATGCACGAAAAACCAGAAGTCCCTAACTATGGTGCAAGAGGTCGAGGCCCTAAATTAGTTGAAGGACTGGTAATCTGTATTGAACCTATGATTAATATAGGAGTAAAGTCTGTTTACCAGGAGCGAGATGGTTGGACAATCAGGACACAGGATGGAAAACCATCGGCACACTTTGAGTTGGCCGTTGTAGTAAGAAAAGGGAAGGCGGAAACGCTATCAACCTTCAGTTATATTGATGAAGTTTTACGTAGAAGTTAA
- the infA gene encoding translation initiation factor IF-1 — protein sequence MSKQTAIEKDGTIVEALSNAMFRVELDNGHVIIAHISGKMRMHYIKILPGDKVRVEMSPYDLTKGRITFRYK from the coding sequence ATGTCGAAACAAACTGCTATTGAGAAAGATGGAACCATTGTTGAAGCACTATCCAACGCAATGTTTAGGGTAGAGCTCGATAATGGCCATGTGATTATTGCCCATATCTCCGGCAAAATGCGTATGCATTATATAAAAATTTTACCTGGAGATAAGGTTCGAGTTGAGATGTCGCCATACGATTTAACGAAGGGACGTATCACATTCAGGTATAAGTAA
- the rpsM gene encoding 30S ribosomal protein S13: protein MARIVGVDLPKNKRGEVALTYVYGIGRSSARKILDQAGVSCDTKVSDWTDENINAIRNILNEGYKVEGELRSMMQLSIKRLMDIGCYRGIRHRLGLPVRGQTTKNNARTRKGRKKTVANKKKATK, encoded by the coding sequence ATGGCACGTATAGTAGGTGTAGATTTGCCGAAAAACAAGAGAGGAGAAGTTGCCCTTACCTATGTATATGGCATAGGTAGAAGTAGCGCCCGTAAGATTCTTGATCAAGCCGGTGTAAGTTGTGATACCAAGGTATCGGACTGGACCGATGAGAATATCAATGCAATCCGTAATATCCTTAATGAAGGATACAAGGTAGAGGGTGAACTCCGTTCCATGATGCAGCTAAGCATTAAGCGATTAATGGACATTGGTTGCTACCGTGGTATCCGTCATCGTCTTGGTTTACCCGTGAGAGGTCAAACAACCAAGAATAATGCACGTACCCGTAAGGGAAGAAAGAAAACCGTTGCCAATAAGAAGAAGGCTACTAAATAG
- the rpsK gene encoding 30S ribosomal protein S11: MAKKTVTAKKKIVKVDPVGQAHIHSSFNNIIVSLTNSTGQVISWSSAGKMGFKGSKKNTPYAGQTAAADCAKVAYDLGLRKVKVFVKGPGAGRESAIRQIHTAGIEVTEIVDVTPLPHNGCRPPKRRRV; the protein is encoded by the coding sequence ATGGCAAAGAAGACAGTAACAGCAAAGAAAAAAATCGTTAAGGTTGATCCTGTAGGACAAGCGCATATACACTCGTCCTTCAACAATATCATCGTATCTTTAACTAATAGTACTGGTCAAGTAATATCTTGGTCATCTGCAGGTAAAATGGGTTTTAAAGGCTCTAAGAAGAATACTCCTTATGCTGGACAAACCGCTGCTGCTGATTGCGCTAAGGTTGCATATGACCTTGGACTTCGTAAGGTTAAAGTGTTTGTAAAAGGACCTGGAGCTGGACGCGAGTCGGCAATCAGACAAATCCATACAGCAGGTATAGAGGTAACTGAGATAGTAGATGTTACTCCACTACCACACAATGGATGCCGTCCTCCAAAACGTCGTAGAGTATAA
- the rpsD gene encoding 30S ribosomal protein S4, with protein MARYIGPSTKIARKFGEPIYGPDKYFEKKNYPPGMHGLMKKRKKMSEYGTQLQEKQKAKFIYGVLERQFAKIFDKADRTKGTTGEILLQLLESRLDNVVYRLGIAPTRAAARQLVSHRHITVNGSIVNIASSLLRPGDVVAVRERSKSLEVITESLASNRHTKYSWLEWNKEDYSGKFMNLPERSEIPENIKEQLIVELYSK; from the coding sequence ATGGCTAGATATATTGGACCAAGTACCAAAATCGCACGTAAGTTTGGTGAGCCTATTTATGGACCAGATAAGTACTTCGAGAAGAAGAACTATCCTCCCGGAATGCACGGCTTAATGAAGAAGCGTAAAAAAATGTCGGAGTATGGTACTCAGCTTCAGGAAAAACAAAAAGCTAAATTCATTTATGGCGTACTTGAACGTCAGTTTGCTAAGATTTTCGATAAAGCAGACAGAACAAAAGGTACTACTGGTGAAATTTTACTTCAACTTTTGGAATCACGTCTTGACAACGTAGTTTACCGTTTAGGTATTGCTCCTACCAGAGCCGCTGCTCGTCAATTAGTATCACATCGTCACATCACTGTTAATGGTTCTATTGTGAATATCGCATCAAGCCTATTAAGACCAGGTGACGTTGTCGCTGTACGTGAACGTTCTAAATCCCTTGAGGTTATTACAGAATCACTCGCTTCTAATCGTCACACTAAATACTCATGGTTAGAGTGGAACAAGGAGGATTATAGCGGTAAGTTTATGAATCTTCCCGAGAGAAGTGAAATTCCCGAGAATATTAAGGAGCAATTGATTGTTGAACTTTACTCTAAGTAA